Genomic DNA from Bacteroidales bacterium:
GTGCTTTGAATGGCAGTTGTTTTTTTATTGCTGGTATAAATCAACCCGTTTTTATAAATAAAGGGAGCTATCTCGCTGTAATCGTTCGTGTTTATTGATTCATGAATGACTTCTATGTACGATTGTGCTTCTCCAAAAAGAAAGCTAAACACAAAAAACGCTATAATACCTACCCTTATCATCGTTAAAAGAATCTTGTTGAATAAACATTGTATTGCCTGATGAGTTCGTATCTCAGAACAATTTCATTCGATCCTGTGGTTACTTTTTGTAAGGGAGAAGTTGTAAAATCATGGGCATAACCCAATCGTAATTGTTTATTGATTTGATATTCCATTGAGAAAACCAAAGCATCGGCTGTGCGAACGGAAACTCCTAATGATAACGTATTCATTACAATAACCGACAAGTTTAAATCAATCTGACCATCGTTTTTAATAGCTTTAAAAAAGAACGATGGATGAAGTTGAATGTCTTTACCTAAATTAAAAACAAAACCGGATGCTAAATATGAAGTTAATGCTTTGGTATTGATGCTATCGTAAGCTTGCAATGAATTATAGCCAAAAGAAGAGAGTAGAGGTAAAGAATAAGAGAAATAAAAATGTGGAGCATAATAATAAATTCCAAAGCCTGCATCAAATTTTGTTTGATGAAAAACCACTCCGTCAAAAACTTGATCGTTGGGTTGGTTGGTTTTTACTTGTGAGAGGTCTGCTTTAAATGAGGTAATTCCCGTTTTTAAGCCAAAAGCAAGGTTTCGTTTGCCTTCTTTCATGCGAATACGGTAAACATAATTTACACCTAAGCCTGTAAAGCGGCTAACACCTATTTTATCGTTAAATGCAATGAATCCTGCGGCTAAGTTTAACTTTTTTAATGGAGTATGAAAGCCAAAATTCATGGTTCGAGGTGCGCCTTCTAAACCTGTCCATTGCTGGCGAGCCATAAGATTGGCTGAAAAAACTTCGCGACTACCGGCATAGGCAGGGTTTATTATTTGTCCGTTCATGTAAAATTGGCTTAACGATTGAAAATATTGACTTTTTCCAATCATTGTAAGGCATAGTATTCCATATAGTAATAGCCACTTTCTCATCGTTTCAAAATAATGTAACCACTTGCTTTTACTTTGTTGTTTTTCTGAACTATGTAAAAATAGGTGTCGTCAGGTAACACATGACTGTTTAAATCTTTACCATCCCAGTCGTTGGCATATGGTTCTTTTTCGTAAACCACATTTCCCCATCTATTGAAAACTGTGAGTTTATAATTGTCAGTTGGTTCAATTCCATGAATTACGAAGTGGTCGTTTGTACCATCACCATTGGGCGAGAATCCTTCAGGGATAAATAGGCTTTTCAGCTCTATGGCAATATCATCGAAAACAACGGGACAGTTGCCATTTGAAACTGTCCATCTAAGTATATTAATTCCTTCGGCGAAATTGCTTACAGTGGTATTTGGATTATGAAGATCTGAAAATGTAGCTTGTCCTTCAATTACTTGCCATGTGCCTTGTCCTGTATTGGGGATAGAGGCTTGCATCGTAATGGGGATGTTCTCTGAAATAATTATATCGGGTCCGGCATTGGGGATTTGTGGTGGTTCATAAAAAGTAAGTTGTATATGATTCGTATCTATACAAGGTCCATTTTTTACTTCCCAGATCAGTGTGAAAGTTCCGTAGTTAGAGCTTTGAACTTGTGCATTAGGATGATGTATGTCGTTAATGCCGATATGGGTAGGAACGGTCCAAGTTCCTATGCCGGGTGAAGGATTTTGAGCTTGTAAAGTAGCACTGTTTCCGCACAATTCCATACTTGAGGCATGGGCACTAACAGGGCTAAAACCATGAATAATAATACTATCGGTTGGAATAGTACCATTACATCCACTGGCATCACTAAGTTGAGTGATAGATATGATATACAAAGGTTGATTGATGTTAATGGTGTATTCAGAATCGGCTTGTGTTTGGTTAACATTATAAATCGTTCCGTTTACAGTAAATTGAATATTCCAAGGTGAAGTTCCATCTATATGGGTATGAATATGTACCCATAAATTGGGCGTTAAACAGAGGCTGTCGTTTTCAACTAAAGAGTAACTTATAGAAGGTGGTACATTACCGATAATGCTTATTTCGTTGCTGTTTGAACTGCAATTGCCAATTTGAATAATACGACGATATTGTTTTTGTCCAATAGCGAAGTTTGGTAAGTAACAAGCAGAAGTTGCACCTGGAATGTTTTCCCAATTGCCATTGTTAAGCCATTGCCATTGATAGCTTACGTTTTGACCTTGAGTATTTACTACTTCGATAATGGTATCCATAGGTGCACCTTCGCAGAAATGGGTGTGCTCAATAGATATTTGATTGTTAGGTAAAATAATGGGATAAATAGCAAACGTATTACTGGTATCGATGCAAACACCAGAAGTTACGATTCGAGCATAAAAAGTAGTATCGAAAATAGCAGGTGTGCTGTATGCTTGGAATTGATTAGGTCCCAAAGCAGAATTCCAGTTGATAGAGTCTTGACTTTGAACCCAATGATAAGTATAGCTTCCTGAACCACCAGCAGGGTTTACGTTAATACTACCAAGCCAAACAACAGAACCTTGACATACATGAGCTGTACTACCAAGTCCTAACGTCGATTGTATAAGATTTCCAATAATTGGAGGGAGTAAATCAATAGTTACAACATTACTGGTGTCGAAGCATCCATCTTGTTCAACAATGCGGCGGTAGTAATAATAACGATGCGAAGAATAATCATTTAAAGTAAAAGTAGCAAAGACCGTTGTATCGGGTAATAGTTCCCATTGATTTAAATCGTAGCTGATTTGCCAAATAAAATGCAAAGTTCCTATTGCTCCGCTTACAACACCATCGATATTACCTTGGGCAAAACCACAATATTGTTTAATGGTGTCAATATTATTTATATAGATATGGTTAGCTGTAAGAGTGTTGATTTTATATAAAGTTATAATATTCGATGAATCGACACATCCATTAAAATAAACAACACGTTTGAATCGAACCATATTGTTAAATGGTGGAGGGGTAATAATATAACTCGTTATGCCTGTATTTGTCCATCCACTACCAGTATTCATTAGCCATTGATAAGTATATCCGTTTTCATTATTCCCTTCAATAGGTAGAGGGGTTTCGTTCGCACAATAAACGGAATCGGCTGTATAAATTTGATTGTTGATGGTAGTAACATCAATATGAACGGTATTGCTGGTATCGCTACATCCACCACCTAAGATAACTCGCTTGAAATAACTACTTGATGTTGCTATCCAGTTATAATTTTGGTTATAGTTTATATTGGGTGCTGCATACCAATCGAAGCCATTAGGGCTATATTTCCATTGATATGAAATGGTGCCAGCTCCTGAAGGGACAGAACCAGTAATAGTTATACTGTCGTTTGCACATGCTTGACTTTGGGTTAGTGAAATATTGTTGTTTTGCAATTGCGTTGTATAACTAATCGTTTTAGAAATTGTAATACTGCAATTATGAGCATCGGTAACTGTGATAACATAGTTGCCAGCACATAAATTATTTAAATTAGCAGGATTGATAGTGTAAGGCGATGTGCCTCCTATGGGAGATACAGTAATGGAACCATTGCACGAATACGAACAACTAGTATTGGTAATAGTGGTATTTATGGTAAGCGGTTGTGGTTGTGTAATAGTTACAGAATTATTAACCGTACAACTATGGCTATCATAAACGGTTACATTGTATGTTGTTGCTGATAATCCTGTTGCTGTTTGATTTGCTTGGCCATTGCTCCAATGGTAAGTATATGGTGGAACTCCGCCCGATGCAGAAACGGTGGCGGTACCATTATTACCGCCATTGCATAATACATTTGTTTGGCTTATGGATGAAGTTAAAATCGGTGGTTGGTTAATTAAAATAGTATCAATAACCGAGCATCCCATATTATCCGATATGGTTACTGTATATGTGCCTGCTGTAACATTATTTATAGAGTGAGTTGTGTTACCATTACTCCAATTATAGGAATAAGAGCCAGAACCTCCGGTAACTGAAATGTCTGCACTCCCTGTGTTTTGTCCATAGCAGTTTACATGATTGATTTGAATGTTTAATTGTAAGGGGACGACCGTAATAGTAACTACATTGCTTGTGTCGTTTTCAATAACACTACCATCAGACGACAAAACGATTCGTCTAAAGTAGGTTGTTTGTGATAAAGGTGATGGCTGATAATTGGCTTGATTATTCACTCCTGGACAATTATTCCAAGTGGTTTGATTGGTACTGCATTGCCATAAGTAAGATGTATAAAAAGGCGATTCATCACCTGTTAACATATGAGGCTGGATTCCCGGACAAACCGAATGATTGGAACCGATGATGTTATTACTGAGCAAACAATTTAAACGTAATTGAAAGTTATTTGTTGCCATTCCATTAGCTCCGTCAGTGCCTTTGTATAATGATGAACAAGCATTGCCTGCTAAGCCTTTTGAAACATTAATAGTAGGTGAAGGACCACTAAATGTAGAATAATAAACAACGCCTCCGCCTCCACCACCACCCGAGCCACGGCAAGTTATGTTATTGCTGCTACCTCCGTTACCGCCCAGAGCATTAAGCAAAATATTTCCATTAATAATTGGAGATATAAATACAACCGAACCACCTCCTCCGCCACCACCGGCACTTTCGTAAGTGGTAACTAGATTCACCGATTCGCCATTTGCTGTAATTTGCTTATTGTTAGCTACAATGTTATTAGCGATAATGATAATAATTCCACCACCATTTCCACCTTTGGTAACGTCGTTAGAGTATTGTTCGTAAGTTCCGGTTCCACCACCTCCACCCATAAATAATTTTTGAGCAACGGTACCTGTGGTACTTAGAATATTTAATCCTCCAATACCTCCATAGTTTTGATTTACCAAAATACAAGCATCACTTTCTCTACCTCCGTTACCACCTGCTCCGGCATTACTACCTCCTCCTCCAGCCGAATTGATGCCATTACCGCCTCCACCTCCATTGATAAATTTTCCTCTTCCTCTAGCAAAATTTAATGGAAGTTGAGCGATACCTTCGCCTTTTAATCCAGCAGAATCATAACCATTTACGGTATAATAATAACTGTATATGCCACCGCTAGCCTCGTTTGAACATTTATTAAGCGAGTTGATTACAGGTGAATTCGCTCCTCTAAAACCTTTTCCGGTAACATCTATATTGGCGTTAAGGGTTAGTGTACCATTAACAAACATTACTAAAATTCCTCCTTTTGTACCATCCCACGGGTCGCA
This window encodes:
- a CDS encoding type IX secretion system membrane protein PorP/SprF; amino-acid sequence: MRKWLLLYGILCLTMIGKSQYFQSLSQFYMNGQIINPAYAGSREVFSANLMARQQWTGLEGAPRTMNFGFHTPLKKLNLAAGFIAFNDKIGVSRFTGLGVNYVYRIRMKEGKRNLAFGLKTGITSFKADLSQVKTNQPNDQVFDGVVFHQTKFDAGFGIYYYAPHFYFSYSLPLLSSFGYNSLQAYDSINTKALTSYLASGFVFNLGKDIQLHPSFFFKAIKNDGQIDLNLSVIVMNTLSLGVSVRTADALVFSMEYQINKQLRLGYAHDFTTSPLQKVTTGSNEIVLRYELIRQYNVYSTRFF
- a CDS encoding gliding motility-associated C-terminal domain-containing protein, producing MIFLLPFLLKAQNAIIGGVINSYASGIHQISSTQLKINQIALFSVNDTILIYQAQGAIPVLTNNSSFGDILNIGNAGNYDFSIIQSIDGVNKIITLSCPLLNNYDDNLFQVVKVKTYTNATVNTTLTCDPWDGTKGGILVMFVNGTLTLNANIDVTGKGFRGANSPVINSLNKCSNEASGGIYSYYYTVNGYDSAGLKGEGIAQLPLNFARGRGKFINGGGGGNGINSAGGGGSNAGAGGNGGRESDACILVNQNYGGIGGLNILSTTGTVAQKLFMGGGGGTGTYEQYSNDVTKGGNGGGIIIIIANNIVANNKQITANGESVNLVTTYESAGGGGGGGSVVFISPIINGNILLNALGGNGGSSNNITCRGSGGGGGGGVVYYSTFSGPSPTINVSKGLAGNACSSLYKGTDGANGMATNNFQLRLNCLLSNNIIGSNHSVCPGIQPHMLTGDESPFYTSYLWQCSTNQTTWNNCPGVNNQANYQPSPLSQTTYFRRIVLSSDGSVIENDTSNVVTITVVPLQLNIQINHVNCYGQNTGSADISVTGGSGSYSYNWSNGNTTHSINNVTAGTYTVTISDNMGCSVIDTILINQPPILTSSISQTNVLCNGGNNGTATVSASGGVPPYTYHWSNGQANQTATGLSATTYNVTVYDSHSCTVNNSVTITQPQPLTINTTITNTSCSYSCNGSITVSPIGGTSPYTINPANLNNLCAGNYVITVTDAHNCSITISKTISYTTQLQNNNISLTQSQACANDSITITGSVPSGAGTISYQWKYSPNGFDWYAAPNINYNQNYNWIATSSSYFKRVILGGGCSDTSNTVHIDVTTINNQIYTADSVYCANETPLPIEGNNENGYTYQWLMNTGSGWTNTGITSYIITPPPFNNMVRFKRVVYFNGCVDSSNIITLYKINTLTANHIYINNIDTIKQYCGFAQGNIDGVVSGAIGTLHFIWQISYDLNQWELLPDTTVFATFTLNDYSSHRYYYYRRIVEQDGCFDTSNVVTIDLLPPIIGNLIQSTLGLGSTAHVCQGSVVWLGSINVNPAGGSGSYTYHWVQSQDSINWNSALGPNQFQAYSTPAIFDTTFYARIVTSGVCIDTSNTFAIYPIILPNNQISIEHTHFCEGAPMDTIIEVVNTQGQNVSYQWQWLNNGNWENIPGATSACYLPNFAIGQKQYRRIIQIGNCSSNSNEISIIGNVPPSISYSLVENDSLCLTPNLWVHIHTHIDGTSPWNIQFTVNGTIYNVNQTQADSEYTININQPLYIISITQLSDASGCNGTIPTDSIIIHGFSPVSAHASSMELCGNSATLQAQNPSPGIGTWTVPTHIGINDIHHPNAQVQSSNYGTFTLIWEVKNGPCIDTNHIQLTFYEPPQIPNAGPDIIISENIPITMQASIPNTGQGTWQVIEGQATFSDLHNPNTTVSNFAEGINILRWTVSNGNCPVVFDDIAIELKSLFIPEGFSPNGDGTNDHFVIHGIEPTDNYKLTVFNRWGNVVYEKEPYANDWDGKDLNSHVLPDDTYFYIVQKNNKVKASGYIILKR